From Amycolatopsis sp. WQ 127309:
GACCGCGCAGGTCAGCCAGACGATCCGGAAGCTCGAACGGCACGTCGGCGTGCCGTTGTTCGCGCGGACCAGCCGCCGGGTCGAGCTGACGCCGGCCGGGCGGCGGCTGCTGGCCGACCTCGGGCCCGCGTGGTCGGCGGTCGAGGCGGCGCTCGGGAAGGCGATCGAGGCCGGGCGCGGGGTGACGGGCACGCTGCGCGTCGCGTTCGGCGACGCGGCGGGCGGGCAGCTGCTGGCCGGGGTGGCCGAGCTGTTCCGGCGGCGGCAGCCGGGCTGCCGGGTCGAGTTCCGGGAGGTCCGGCCCGCCGAGGTGCTGCCGTGGCTGCGGGACGGCGAGGTCGACGTCGTGCTGGCCGGCCTCCCGCTCGACGGCCCGGGCCTGGTCACCGGCCCGGTGCTGGTGCGGGAGCTGCGCTTCCTCGCGGTGGCCGCGGGCCACCCGTTCGCCCGGCGCGCGTCGGTGCCGGCCGCGGACCTGGCGCGGGTGACGGTGCTGCGCTGCGCGCTGCCGGACCCGTGGCTCGACGAGCACGCGCCGGACGCCGTGACCCGGCCGGCCGCGGGCCTGCAGGAGCTGCTGACGTCGGCGGGCGCGGGCGAGGGCGTCCTGCCGGTGGGCGCCCACATCCGGCGGTACTACCCGCGGCCCGACCTCGCGTACGTCCCGGTCGGCGACGCGCCGCGGCTGGAGTGGGGCCTGGTCTGGCGAGCCGACGCGACGACGGCCCGGGTGCGGGCGTTCACCGAGGCGGCGGCCGAACTGGTGCGCGAGCCGGCCTGACGTCGCGCGGGCCCAGGTCCGTGAATGCCACATTCACGGACGTGATGTCCCTCGATGCGACATTCACGGACTTCGCGACAGCGCGAGCGGGAGCGCGGAGCGCGGAGCGCGGGGCGCGGAGCGCGGGGCGCGGAGCGCGGGGCGCGGGGCGCGGAGCGCGGGGCGCGGAGCGCGGGGCGCGGAGCGCGGGGCGCGGAGCGCGGGGCGCGGCCGAGCGGCAGCGTGAACGGCAGCCGAGCGGGAGCGCGGGGCGCGGACGGGACGTCAGCGTGCCTGGGCGTGCAGCCAGCGCATCTCCACCGGCTGGGACGCCGCGATCGCGGCCAGGCGGTCCGGGTACACCGGGACCCGGCGGTCGAGCCCGGACAACCGCACCACCCGGCTGACCGCCGTGCCCGGGGGGACGATCAGGCAGCCGTCGATGCCCCGGTCGCGGCAGAGGTCGAACGCCTCCAGCAGGCCGCCCGCGCCGCGGGCGGACAGGAAGCCCAGCTCGGCGAGGTCGACGACCAGCAGGTGGGGACCCGGCAGCTCGCAGATCGCGGCCTCGATCACCGTCGTCCAGCGGACGACCGTCGCGATGTCGAGCTCCCCGCGCACTTCGACGACCAGGACGCCGCTGGTGCGTTCCGGGGCGATGTCCGGCATCGCGCCTCCTCCCCAGGCAGGTCCGGAGACCGGCCCCGGGGTCATGGTCGCATCGCCGTGCGCGGCGTTGCCGCGTCAAACACGGAACGCGGCGAAGACAACCCGGATGGCGCATCACCTGCCGCCAGGCGGCCGAGTGTCCGCTCGAATGTCCAGCCGAGTGTCCACTGTGGATCATTCGGCCAGGCGGTCCAGCCACTCCTGCAGCAGCGTCACCTCGGCCGCGGACAGGGCCGCCGGGGCGTCCTTGCGCAGCTGGGCGCCGAGCGTGGCCGCCGTGGCGGCCACTCCCCCGGCCGGTTCGGCCGGTTCGCCGGCCAGGATGCCCGCGAGCACGCTCTCCCGGACCCGCACCGAGAACCCGGTGTCCGGGTACAGGGCCGGCCGGGTGATCATCGAGAGCGCGACGCCGGCGTTGGCCGCCATCACCATCTGCGCGGCGACCGCCGGCGCCACCGCGAGCCGCCCGGCGGCGGCGCAGCGTTCGAGCACCTCGAGCAGCAGGCCGTGCGCCTCGGCCGCGGCGTTGGGCGGCGTCGAGAGGCCCGAGTACATCAGCCGGTAGTAGTTCGGGTTCCCGACGGCGAACGCGACGTGGTTCTCCCAGCCGTCGCGCAGGTCGCGCACCGGGTCGTCGGACGGGCGCGCGGCCCGCTTGCCGGCGAGGTACTTCTCGAACCCGTGGTCGACGACGGCGGCCATCAGGCCCTCTTTGTCGCCGAACTGCCGGTACAGCGCCGGCGCGCCGACCCCGGCGGCCTCGCAGACCGCGCGCGTCGAGAAGTCGGCCTCGGCCGACCGCGACAGCAGGTCGGCGGCCGCCTCCAGAATCCGCGTGCGCAAGTCCACGGCAGCGACGCTACCAGCTAGTATCGCCGTTATCAAGCAGACGGTAGCGTCGATTCAGTCAAGGTGTTAACGTCGGTTACGTCATCACGTAAGCGACGATAACGAAGGACACCGACATGCCGTTCGCCAACTTCAAGGTCCCCGCCGGCACACTCACCCCCGCACAAAAGGAGCAGATCGTCACCCGCACCACCGAGCTCTACGCCGAGATCTACGGCGACCGCGCCCGGGCGACCACGATGGTGCTGGTCGAGGAGGTCGCCGACGGCGGCTGGGGCATCGGCGGCGACGTGCTCACCCTCGCGAAGCTCCAGGCCGGGTGACGTCAGGCTTCCGTAATCCCCGCGTGGAATCATCGGCTGACCACAGAAGTTGTACCGGTGGTAGCACCGCACGAGGAGAAGGAGTGACGCCGTGACCACGTCAACCGAGAAGGCCATCCTGGCCGGTGGCTGCTTCTGGGGAATGCAGGAGCTGTTCCGCCGGCTGCCCGGGGTGCTGTCGACCCGGGTCGGCTACAGCGGCGGTGAGGTCCAGCACGCCACCTACCGCAACCACGGCACGCACGCCGAGGCCATCGAGGTGGTCTACGACCCCGCGCAGACCACGTTCCGCGACCTGCTCGAGTTCTTCTTCCAGGTGCACGACCCGACCACGAAGAACCGCCAGGGCAACGACATCGGCGTGAGCTACCGCTCGGCGATCTACTTCGAGAACGACGAGCAGAAGCGGGTCGCCGAGGACACGATCGCCGACGTCGACGCGTCCGGGCTGTGGCCCGGCAAGGTCGTCACCGAACTCGCCCCGGTGGGCGATTTCTGGGAGGCCG
This genomic window contains:
- a CDS encoding LysR family transcriptional regulator, whose translation is MVNGAPERREVESFLTLAEELHFGRTAERLHVSTAQVSQTIRKLERHVGVPLFARTSRRVELTPAGRRLLADLGPAWSAVEAALGKAIEAGRGVTGTLRVAFGDAAGGQLLAGVAELFRRRQPGCRVEFREVRPAEVLPWLRDGEVDVVLAGLPLDGPGLVTGPVLVRELRFLAVAAGHPFARRASVPAADLARVTVLRCALPDPWLDEHAPDAVTRPAAGLQELLTSAGAGEGVLPVGAHIRRYYPRPDLAYVPVGDAPRLEWGLVWRADATTARVRAFTEAAAELVREPA
- a CDS encoding STAS domain-containing protein; its protein translation is MPDIAPERTSGVLVVEVRGELDIATVVRWTTVIEAAICELPGPHLLVVDLAELGFLSARGAGGLLEAFDLCRDRGIDGCLIVPPGTAVSRVVRLSGLDRRVPVYPDRLAAIAASQPVEMRWLHAQAR
- a CDS encoding TetR/AcrR family transcriptional regulator, encoding MDLRTRILEAAADLLSRSAEADFSTRAVCEAAGVGAPALYRQFGDKEGLMAAVVDHGFEKYLAGKRAARPSDDPVRDLRDGWENHVAFAVGNPNYYRLMYSGLSTPPNAAAEAHGLLLEVLERCAAAGRLAVAPAVAAQMVMAANAGVALSMITRPALYPDTGFSVRVRESVLAGILAGEPAEPAGGVAATAATLGAQLRKDAPAALSAAEVTLLQEWLDRLAE
- a CDS encoding tautomerase family protein, encoding MPFANFKVPAGTLTPAQKEQIVTRTTELYAEIYGDRARATTMVLVEEVADGGWGIGGDVLTLAKLQAG
- the msrA gene encoding peptide-methionine (S)-S-oxide reductase MsrA; this translates as MTTSTEKAILAGGCFWGMQELFRRLPGVLSTRVGYSGGEVQHATYRNHGTHAEAIEVVYDPAQTTFRDLLEFFFQVHDPTTKNRQGNDIGVSYRSAIYFENDEQKRVAEDTIADVDASGLWPGKVVTELAPVGDFWEAEPEHQDYLQRIPNGYTCHFVRPGWKLPKRATTA